A region from the Medicago truncatula cultivar Jemalong A17 chromosome 6, MtrunA17r5.0-ANR, whole genome shotgun sequence genome encodes:
- the LOC25495108 gene encoding S-protein homolog 5 — protein MVSLSKFALSVSMLLAIIFVFQLKGGNSFSILKPVVHMYITNNLTNGEQLGVHCKDKDHDIGYRAIHFQEPYAFTFRPAFFISNTLYFCGFNFGSESHYFDVYVQDRDEKAVDKECHWQINKYGPCRVNVLVNPNSIECFPWPSD, from the coding sequence ATGGTTTCACTCTCCAAATTTGCGTTATCAGTTTCTATGTTGCTagctattatttttgtttttcagttGAAGGGTGGTAATAGTTTCAGTATCCTTAAGCCCGTAGTACACATGTATATTACCAACAACTTGACCAATGGTGAACAACTCGGAGTCCACTGTAAAGACAAAGATCATGATATTGGATATCGAGCAATACATTTTCAAGAACCTTACGCTTTCACTTTTAGGCCTGCTTTCTTCATATCAAATACCTTATATTTTTGTGGATTTAACTTTGGTTCTGAATCTCACTACTTTGATGTTTACGTTCAAGACAGAGATGAGAAAGCTGTCGACAAAGAATGTCATtggcaaataaataaatatggacCATGTAGGGTTAATGTTTTAGTTAATCCCAACTCTATAGAATGCTTCCCATGGCCTTCTGATTAA